In one Acidobacteriota bacterium genomic region, the following are encoded:
- the cyoE gene encoding heme o synthase: MESLAGQVVIDRASLSFADKFSAYAELTKPRITFLVVLTAAAGFCMGSGAGIDYFRLFSTSLGIALLSSGLSTLNQYLERDLDPLMRRTQARPLPAGKLLPVEAAVFGSLLSAVAIVYLAVLINPLSALLGVATLAGYLFVYTPLKTKTTLSTVLGAFPGAMPPLIGWVAARGEITVEAWVLFAILFLWQFPHFLAIAWMYRDDYARAGIKMLPVVEPEGRVTGQQIISYTLLLVPVSLLPGVMGLAGSVYLAGAAILGLGFLYFSARAALVRTTWQARQLLLASVLYLPILFGLMVLNR; the protein is encoded by the coding sequence ATGGAATCACTCGCAGGACAGGTTGTGATCGATCGAGCGAGCTTATCATTTGCCGATAAGTTTTCCGCTTATGCCGAGCTTACCAAGCCGCGCATCACCTTTCTGGTCGTGCTGACAGCCGCCGCTGGGTTCTGCATGGGTTCTGGTGCCGGGATTGATTATTTCCGGCTGTTTAGTACGTCGCTGGGAATTGCGTTGCTATCGTCGGGACTCTCGACTCTCAACCAATACCTCGAGCGCGACCTGGACCCCTTGATGCGGCGGACGCAAGCGAGGCCGCTGCCGGCAGGAAAGCTCTTGCCCGTTGAAGCGGCAGTGTTTGGCAGCCTGCTTTCGGCGGTGGCGATCGTGTATCTCGCGGTCCTCATCAATCCGTTGTCCGCGCTGCTCGGCGTCGCGACACTGGCCGGCTATCTGTTCGTGTACACTCCGCTCAAGACCAAGACTACGTTGTCAACGGTTCTGGGCGCGTTCCCGGGCGCGATGCCGCCGTTGATCGGATGGGTAGCCGCGCGTGGCGAGATCACCGTCGAGGCGTGGGTGCTGTTCGCGATTCTGTTCTTGTGGCAGTTTCCGCACTTCCTTGCAATTGCGTGGATGTATCGCGACGACTACGCGCGCGCTGGAATCAAGATGCTGCCGGTGGTTGAACCTGAAGGCAGAGTCACCGGTCAGCAGATCATCAGCTACACGTTGCTGCTCGTTCCGGTGAGCCTGCTGCCTGGAGTGATGGGACTGGCGGGCTCGGTCTACCTGGCGGGCGCGGCGATACTCGGTTTGGGATTTTTATATTTCAGCGCGCGGGCTGCGCTCGTTCGGACGACCTGGCAAGCGCGACAGTTGCTTTTGGCTTCGGTGCTTTATCTGCCAATCTTGTTTGGACTGATGGTGCTTAATAGATAG
- a CDS encoding cytochrome c oxidase subunit 3 has translation MPTTLTTDVEIKPGIGAGGGKLGPGGDPFGSGPAGSKDWPPGWTSEDAIEPEKYRIGMWVGLASILMLFIALTSAYIVRGVPALSGGDSDWLPIAMPGVLWFTTGVLLVSSVTIEFARRALKRNEYARFKRWISLTTLFGVAFLVGQLIAWQQLAAQGVFINSHPHSSFFYLLTSLHGVHLLGGVIALSYVTVAALRMRIGFKRRTAVDVTAIYWHFMDGLWIYLFGLLFFFR, from the coding sequence ATGCCGACTACGCTGACAACAGACGTCGAAATAAAACCGGGCATCGGAGCCGGGGGCGGTAAGCTGGGCCCCGGCGGTGATCCGTTTGGCTCCGGGCCTGCCGGCTCGAAGGACTGGCCCCCGGGTTGGACTAGCGAAGACGCTATCGAGCCCGAGAAGTATCGCATAGGCATGTGGGTAGGGCTTGCCAGCATCCTGATGCTTTTCATCGCGCTGACCAGCGCCTACATTGTTCGAGGCGTGCCGGCGCTTAGCGGCGGCGACAGCGACTGGCTTCCAATCGCCATGCCGGGAGTCTTGTGGTTCACCACGGGAGTGCTGCTGGTGAGCAGCGTGACCATCGAGTTTGCGCGCCGGGCATTGAAGCGAAATGAGTACGCGCGCTTCAAGAGGTGGATAAGCCTGACCACGTTGTTCGGTGTCGCGTTCCTGGTGGGCCAGTTGATAGCCTGGCAGCAGCTCGCGGCTCAAGGCGTCTTTATCAACAGTCATCCGCACAGTTCGTTCTTCTACCTGCTGACGAGCCTGCACGGAGTGCACCTGCTGGGCGGGGTCATCGCGCTTTCTTATGTTACCGTTGCCGCGCTTCGCATGCGTATCGGGTTCAAGCGCAGAACGGCTGTGGACGTGACGGCGATCTATTGGCACTTTATGGATGGGTTGTGGATTTATCTTTTTGGACTGCTGTTTTTCTTTCGATGA
- a CDS encoding COX15/CtaA family protein: MIDQKGTPVNGRPNVGLHRLAIILSCMTGVLLVAGALVTSNEAGDSVPDWPVSFGRWLISSDNFKANVRYEYSHRFIAGVVGVTTLLLAVWTYFSERRSWMRKLGLIAFAGVVAQAGIGGLRVLFPEYKALIAVPHALVAQSFFAVVIAVAVFTSRSWWSAPEVKADAVSLPLRRLAGAAVGAVLIQLVLGAGFRHQAFGIIPHIAGALVVTLLIVSTVAVVMQRHKREDYLARPGKLAVALLVVQLGLGVAAYLARLGSVGDPQPLEPMISLTVAHLVVGGLTLATMVVLALRCYQVLAPQGEQVIDGVGARGLQTSARGAAV, from the coding sequence TTGATTGATCAAAAGGGTACGCCAGTAAACGGGAGACCGAACGTTGGGCTTCACCGGCTTGCGATCATACTTTCTTGCATGACCGGCGTCTTGCTGGTGGCCGGCGCGCTGGTCACCAGCAACGAAGCGGGAGATTCGGTGCCCGACTGGCCGGTCTCATTCGGGCGCTGGTTGATCAGCTCAGATAACTTCAAGGCGAACGTCCGCTACGAATACTCGCACCGCTTCATCGCGGGCGTCGTCGGCGTGACGACGTTGCTCCTTGCAGTATGGACATATTTCAGCGAGCGTCGGTCCTGGATGCGGAAACTGGGACTGATCGCGTTCGCAGGCGTCGTCGCCCAGGCCGGCATCGGCGGATTGAGAGTGCTCTTTCCCGAATATAAAGCGCTGATCGCGGTGCCCCATGCTCTGGTGGCGCAGAGCTTTTTCGCGGTCGTCATCGCCGTCGCCGTGTTCACTTCGCGAAGCTGGTGGTCGGCGCCGGAAGTCAAAGCGGATGCCGTCAGTTTGCCGCTTCGCAGGCTGGCGGGGGCCGCCGTTGGCGCGGTGTTGATTCAGCTTGTACTAGGGGCGGGGTTTCGCCATCAGGCTTTTGGCATCATTCCACACATCGCCGGCGCTCTGGTGGTAACGCTGTTGATCGTTTCAACTGTGGCAGTGGTGATGCAGCGTCACAAGCGCGAAGACTATCTGGCTCGTCCGGGCAAGCTTGCGGTTGCGTTGCTGGTGGTTCAACTCGGCCTGGGCGTGGCGGCTTATCTCGCGAGACTGGGTTCAGTGGGAGACCCGCAGCCGCTCGAGCCGATGATCTCTTTGACCGTCGCGCACCTAGTTGTCGGAGGGCTGACACTTGCCACGATGGTTGTGCTCGCGCTGAGGTGTTATCAAGTGCTTGCCCCGCAAGGCGAGCAAGTCATCGACGGAGTCGGCGCGCGCGGGCTTCAGACATCAGCCCGAGGAGCGGCTGTTTAG
- a CDS encoding cbb3-type cytochrome c oxidase subunit I, which translates to MADVVHPVHGEVHRHPAPTGFIRKWVFSTDHKVIGIQYWCLALFSVFIGMALSLLMRLQLGWPGEEWGFLKTLFPNAAENGTISGELYLSMLTMHGTIMVFFVLTTAPQGGFGNYFLPIQIGADDMAFPVLNMMSFWITFLALVVLISAFFADSLAPMFGMTAASNVIGPIGGWTGYAPLSALGEKAGPGQGLGVILWITSIALFCIASLLGALNFITTMLNMRAKGMSLMRLPLTCWAWFTTAVLALLSFPVLLAAGILLLLDHLAGTSFFIPGNSYVNGKLITEHSGGSPILWQHLFWFFGHPEVYIAILPGMGLTSHILATFARKPVFGYRVMVYALFSIGLLGFFVWGHHMFISGMSPYSAIAFSLITLTIGVPSAIKTFNWLGTLWGGQIRFTTPMLFAIGFVSLFVSGGITGLFLGQTSIDLPLHDTYFVVGHFHLIMGVAAIFGMFAGTYFWFPKMFGKMMNEGMGKLHFFITFIGVNAIFIPMHIMGMAGATRRYSFHFNPVTGEGLHYLSNMTPLTRFVSYAAFFTIAGQLIFLVNLVWSWAKGRKASENPWEATSLEWTIPSPPPHDNFAGILPEVHRGPYEYSVPGAPRDFMMQSEPGAAEVHGD; encoded by the coding sequence ATGGCAGACGTGGTTCATCCAGTTCACGGCGAAGTTCATCGCCACCCCGCGCCAACGGGGTTCATCCGAAAGTGGGTATTTAGCACTGACCATAAGGTTATAGGCATCCAGTACTGGTGCCTCGCTTTGTTCTCGGTCTTCATCGGTATGGCGCTGTCGCTGCTGATGCGCTTGCAGCTTGGCTGGCCGGGTGAGGAGTGGGGCTTTCTCAAGACCTTGTTCCCCAACGCCGCCGAGAACGGGACGATCTCCGGCGAATTGTACCTTTCAATGCTTACGATGCACGGGACCATCATGGTTTTCTTCGTGCTGACGACTGCGCCGCAGGGTGGCTTCGGCAATTACTTTCTTCCGATTCAAATCGGTGCGGACGACATGGCTTTCCCGGTTTTGAACATGATGTCGTTCTGGATTACGTTCCTGGCACTGGTGGTTTTGATTTCGGCATTCTTTGCGGATTCACTCGCTCCTATGTTCGGCATGACTGCTGCTAGCAATGTGATTGGGCCGATTGGCGGCTGGACGGGTTACGCGCCGCTCAGCGCGCTCGGAGAAAAAGCAGGACCTGGGCAGGGGCTTGGCGTGATCTTGTGGATTACGAGTATCGCGCTGTTCTGCATCGCATCGCTGCTGGGGGCTCTGAACTTCATCACTACGATGCTGAACATGCGAGCGAAGGGCATGTCGCTGATGCGGCTGCCGCTAACGTGCTGGGCGTGGTTCACGACCGCGGTTCTGGCGCTGCTGTCATTCCCGGTGCTGCTTGCAGCGGGAATCCTTCTCCTGCTCGATCACCTGGCAGGCACGAGCTTCTTCATTCCGGGCAACTCGTACGTAAACGGCAAGCTGATAACCGAGCACTCGGGCGGATCGCCGATCTTGTGGCAGCACCTTTTCTGGTTCTTCGGCCATCCCGAAGTCTATATTGCAATCCTCCCGGGCATGGGTTTGACCTCGCACATACTGGCTACGTTCGCGCGCAAGCCGGTATTCGGCTACCGCGTAATGGTGTATGCCCTCTTCTCGATCGGGTTGCTGGGGTTCTTCGTTTGGGGCCATCACATGTTCATCAGCGGAATGAGCCCTTATTCGGCCATCGCTTTCTCGCTCATCACCCTCACCATCGGCGTGCCTTCGGCGATCAAGACCTTCAATTGGCTGGGCACGTTGTGGGGCGGGCAGATTCGGTTCACCACACCGATGCTGTTTGCGATCGGGTTTGTATCGCTGTTCGTATCGGGGGGCATCACCGGCCTGTTCCTCGGCCAGACCTCGATTGACCTTCCGCTCCACGACACCTACTTCGTCGTAGGACACTTTCATTTGATCATGGGAGTGGCGGCGATCTTTGGAATGTTCGCCGGCACTTACTTCTGGTTCCCCAAGATGTTCGGCAAGATGATGAATGAAGGCATGGGCAAGCTGCACTTCTTCATCACCTTCATCGGCGTGAATGCTATTTTCATTCCGATGCACATCATGGGAATGGCCGGAGCAACGCGGCGCTACTCATTCCACTTTAATCCGGTCACCGGCGAAGGACTGCACTACTTGAGCAACATGACTCCGCTCACGCGCTTCGTTTCCTACGCGGCGTTTTTCACCATCGCTGGACAGTTGATCTTTCTGGTCAATCTGGTCTGGAGCTGGGCGAAGGGGCGCAAGGCTTCCGAGAACCCCTGGGAAGCAACCTCGCTCGAGTGGACAATACCGTCTCCGCCGCCGCACGACAACTTCGCCGGGATCCTGCCTGAAGTTCACCGAGGGCCGTATGAGTACAGTGTGCCGGGCGCGCCAAGAGATTTCATGATGCAATCGGAGCCCGGCGCCGCTGAGGTGCATGGAGACTGA
- a CDS encoding cytochrome b N-terminal domain-containing protein, which yields MFRVKHEPTPRSRSLGVLTNVFLHLHPAKINRDAVRFSYTWGMGGITFYLFIVLTFTGILLMFYYHPSKGQAFQDILYLENDVPFGKLLRNMHRWAAHLMVITTWLHMLRVVLTGSYKTPREFNWSVGVVLLVLTLLLSFTGYLLPDDQLGFWAVTVGTNMARATPGLGAEGPFGPQMGMSLYNDVRFALLGGSIVDANALLRSYIWHCIAIPVIASVLMAVHFWRVRKDGGISGPAPVQLESEMKAPGARAVKKQVG from the coding sequence ATGTTTCGGGTCAAGCACGAGCCGACGCCGCGATCGCGGTCGCTGGGCGTGCTGACAAACGTTTTCTTGCATCTGCACCCGGCCAAGATCAATCGCGACGCGGTGCGCTTCAGCTACACATGGGGGATGGGCGGCATCACCTTCTATCTTTTCATCGTGCTCACCTTCACCGGCATCCTGTTGATGTTCTATTACCACCCGTCGAAGGGGCAGGCTTTTCAAGACATCCTGTATCTCGAGAACGATGTGCCGTTCGGCAAACTGCTTCGCAACATGCACCGATGGGCGGCGCATTTGATGGTGATAACGACCTGGCTGCACATGCTTCGCGTGGTGCTTACGGGCTCGTACAAAACGCCGCGTGAGTTCAACTGGTCGGTTGGCGTTGTGCTGTTAGTGCTGACGCTGCTGCTGAGCTTCACCGGCTACTTGTTGCCCGATGATCAGCTTGGGTTCTGGGCGGTGACGGTGGGGACGAACATGGCTCGCGCGACTCCGGGCCTCGGAGCCGAAGGGCCGTTCGGCCCGCAGATGGGAATGTCGCTGTACAACGACGTGCGGTTCGCGCTGCTGGGCGGATCCATCGTCGATGCGAACGCGTTGCTTCGGAGCTACATCTGGCACTGCATAGCGATCCCGGTTATCGCCAGCGTCCTGATGGCCGTACACTTCTGGCGAGTGCGCAAGGATGGCGGCATATCGGGCCCCGCGCCTGTTCAGCTTGAGTCAGAGATGAAGGCGCCCGGAGCGAGGGCGGTGAAGAAACAAGTGGGATGA
- the coxB gene encoding cytochrome c oxidase subunit II, with protein MGKTTGILMFILAIVSVLLFIGQDLIFGSRLFWFPEGISEHAPLIDAQFMRTLVVVGIAFTAAQVALGYAVIRFGRKGDARAVYSHGSNKLEVTWTIVTAVVFVVLAVLGQRVWAQLHLTAAADNAARVEVVAQQFQWNFHYSGADGAFGRTEARYIDDSALNFVGLDPTDPAGKDDAQLTTLIVPKDRQVELTLKSKDVIHSFFVPALRFKQDTVPGMAIKVHFTANKEGKYEIPCAELCGSLHHNMKSNMIVIPADEFDRLMAMSEEAFKEQLGELTSRYQY; from the coding sequence ATGGGCAAAACTACGGGCATCCTGATGTTCATCCTGGCAATCGTCTCAGTTCTGCTATTCATTGGCCAGGATTTGATATTCGGCTCGCGGCTATTTTGGTTTCCCGAGGGCATCTCTGAGCACGCGCCGCTGATTGATGCGCAATTCATGCGAACGCTCGTCGTCGTAGGTATAGCATTCACCGCTGCTCAGGTTGCGCTTGGTTACGCAGTGATTCGCTTCGGGCGTAAGGGCGATGCGCGAGCAGTCTACAGCCACGGCAGCAACAAGCTCGAAGTAACGTGGACCATTGTCACGGCGGTCGTGTTCGTCGTGCTGGCGGTACTCGGCCAGCGGGTCTGGGCCCAGTTGCATCTGACCGCCGCCGCCGACAACGCTGCACGGGTCGAGGTAGTCGCCCAGCAGTTCCAATGGAATTTCCACTATTCCGGCGCAGACGGCGCCTTCGGCCGGACCGAAGCGCGATACATCGACGACTCTGCGCTCAATTTTGTCGGGTTGGATCCAACTGATCCCGCCGGCAAGGACGACGCGCAGTTGACGACGCTCATTGTTCCGAAGGACCGCCAGGTCGAGTTGACGCTGAAGTCTAAGGATGTAATACACAGCTTCTTCGTGCCCGCCCTTCGGTTCAAGCAAGACACCGTGCCCGGCATGGCTATCAAGGTCCACTTCACCGCGAACAAGGAAGGAAAGTACGAGATACCTTGCGCGGAGCTGTGCGGAAGTCTTCACCACAATATGAAGAGCAACATGATTGTGATTCCGGCCGACGAGTTTGATCGCTTGATGGCTATGTCGGAGGAAGCGTTCAAAGAACAACTGGGCGAGTTGACTAGTCGATACCAGTACTAG
- a CDS encoding c-type cytochrome, translating into MADTTESEQLEKRAPETPELDPIADQSMSGALLISSLLLVVTLLWSLYDEVYGQRPWRSYQKDFVSKYEEFLDTAKERQGRSEKEVASSPEYQELDAAYKEAAAAAKAKTDPIDAQGKRLDDKITAVTAPFTDARSWIVAKTYELEVTESESGKNSLRAAIEKKKQEKIDFTMPNDEGKEEEKSLTFTELETLYNSLRDEKARLGAERVQITQPRDAAQKKRDEYMLDHLAGLTAQQVGGLQKKVEDFKFEIKQINVGGVVIDRCESCHLGVREPIKLTRKDMGWTGEDPSEDAAAAAFVSHPNKDLLKTHDPDRFGCSTCHGGNGRGTTSVEKGHGRYKHWLWPMYYKENMEAGCNQCHNRDRVLQGANVLNRGKDLFQVRGCAGCHRYEAFDREADALSNARQSIKTLDLERDNRRREIAQTNAAADGASTDEEAALLRKKAEALRQMISHVDARIDEFDIQAKYLMQDVKKIGPNLKEIKAKLRKDWIPVWLADPQAFRPGTKMPTFRFLKNEEIEAVSAFLWQSAIDVKLPSQAQGDAAHGKELVKTLGCLGCHSINGQAIDMGDQIIGGDFAANLSRVGEKANYDYIVRWVHNPRERLAPYSPTLKRDLTPADYKKKNLPFVFDDDHSKSPVDGRELQIQNMTVMPNFRLSDQDARDIATFLMQQKRPGVEYKNASFLDDTSLRSQGEQLVRRYGCAACHEIKGMEDEQRIGTELTLEGSKPIERLDFALLQEPAMQGKDPITGEHIKRRSRESWYDHKGFFENKLRSPDIYDRGKTKAPDERLRMPNIYLPDSDVTALATFLLGSVETNLPESMRYNPAGGKKAVQDGWWIVQKYNCMGCHNVLVGQDSILMGLPMYQSADGKEQLPPRLTSEGARVNPDWLLRFLKDPSQVAPSERASLAQAIAGHSQSGGDDWSESLALRAQPGLNRNGVRRYLMARMPTFNFSPNELQALVNFFMGASSQAQPYIPERLDPLATEEQGMARALFSSNAAPCLKCHMTGDPAHDARATAPNFLVAPERLKPAWTRRWLLDPQLISPGTSMPSELFKRDQSHDRWVFNGPTPPSFETYEKDHVDLLVRYMFQISPEEQKRLGTGGGAPSTAPASAAGKTATMDRKSRRTGGRGTIAAIRAP; encoded by the coding sequence ATGGCAGACACTACTGAAAGCGAGCAGTTAGAGAAGAGGGCCCCAGAAACTCCTGAGCTCGACCCGATTGCCGACCAGTCGATGAGTGGCGCTCTATTGATATCTTCGCTCTTGCTGGTCGTGACGCTTCTCTGGTCGCTTTACGACGAGGTTTACGGACAGCGGCCATGGAGGAGCTATCAAAAGGATTTCGTCTCAAAGTACGAGGAGTTCCTGGACACAGCGAAGGAGCGGCAGGGCAGATCGGAAAAGGAAGTTGCGAGCTCGCCCGAGTATCAGGAACTCGACGCGGCCTATAAGGAAGCCGCCGCCGCCGCCAAGGCGAAGACAGATCCCATCGACGCGCAGGGCAAGAGACTCGACGACAAGATTACAGCGGTAACCGCGCCCTTCACCGACGCGCGCTCCTGGATCGTCGCCAAGACTTATGAGCTTGAAGTGACGGAGAGCGAGTCCGGAAAGAACAGCCTTCGCGCCGCAATAGAAAAAAAGAAGCAAGAAAAGATCGACTTCACCATGCCCAACGATGAGGGCAAAGAGGAAGAGAAGTCGCTAACTTTCACCGAGCTCGAGACTCTTTACAATAGCTTGAGGGACGAGAAAGCCCGCCTTGGGGCTGAGCGCGTTCAGATCACTCAACCTCGCGACGCTGCTCAGAAGAAGCGCGACGAGTATATGCTAGACCACCTCGCCGGCTTGACCGCGCAGCAGGTGGGCGGCCTGCAGAAAAAAGTCGAAGACTTTAAGTTCGAGATCAAGCAGATCAACGTAGGCGGCGTAGTGATCGACCGGTGCGAGTCTTGCCACCTCGGAGTCCGTGAACCGATCAAGCTAACCCGGAAGGATATGGGCTGGACCGGGGAAGACCCCAGCGAGGACGCTGCTGCCGCGGCGTTTGTGTCGCATCCAAACAAGGACCTGCTTAAGACGCACGATCCCGATCGCTTCGGTTGCTCGACCTGTCACGGCGGCAACGGGCGCGGCACGACTTCGGTCGAGAAAGGTCACGGCAGATACAAACATTGGTTGTGGCCGATGTACTACAAGGAGAACATGGAGGCTGGGTGCAATCAATGCCATAACCGCGACCGCGTGCTGCAGGGGGCGAACGTGCTGAATCGCGGCAAGGACCTGTTCCAAGTTCGCGGCTGTGCCGGGTGCCATCGCTACGAAGCGTTCGATCGGGAAGCCGATGCCCTCAGCAACGCTCGTCAAAGCATCAAGACTCTGGACCTCGAGCGCGATAATCGAAGACGCGAGATCGCGCAGACGAACGCCGCGGCTGACGGGGCATCCACCGACGAAGAAGCCGCACTGCTTCGAAAAAAGGCCGAAGCGCTTCGTCAGATGATTTCACATGTGGACGCGCGAATCGACGAGTTCGATATTCAAGCCAAGTACCTGATGCAGGACGTGAAGAAGATCGGGCCGAACCTGAAAGAAATCAAGGCCAAGCTGCGCAAGGACTGGATCCCGGTTTGGCTCGCGGATCCGCAGGCATTCCGGCCCGGAACGAAGATGCCGACCTTCCGCTTCCTCAAGAACGAAGAGATCGAAGCCGTTTCTGCTTTTCTCTGGCAATCCGCGATCGATGTGAAGTTGCCTTCTCAAGCGCAAGGCGACGCGGCTCACGGCAAGGAGTTGGTCAAGACGCTGGGTTGTCTAGGTTGCCATTCGATCAACGGTCAGGCGATCGACATGGGTGATCAGATTATCGGCGGAGACTTTGCCGCGAATCTCTCGCGCGTGGGTGAGAAAGCGAATTACGACTATATCGTCCGCTGGGTGCACAATCCGCGTGAGCGGCTTGCGCCCTACTCGCCCACATTGAAGCGTGACCTTACCCCGGCCGACTATAAGAAGAAGAACCTTCCTTTTGTGTTTGACGACGATCATTCCAAGAGCCCGGTCGATGGGCGTGAGCTTCAGATCCAGAACATGACGGTGATGCCGAACTTCCGGCTGTCAGATCAGGACGCTCGCGACATCGCCACGTTCTTGATGCAGCAGAAGCGGCCTGGTGTCGAGTATAAGAACGCTTCGTTCCTGGACGATACCTCGCTGAGGTCGCAAGGCGAGCAGCTCGTGCGAAGGTACGGATGCGCGGCGTGTCACGAAATCAAGGGCATGGAAGATGAGCAGCGAATCGGAACCGAGCTGACCTTGGAAGGAAGCAAGCCGATCGAGCGGCTCGACTTCGCTCTGTTGCAAGAGCCTGCGATGCAGGGCAAGGATCCGATTACCGGCGAGCACATCAAACGCCGAAGCAGGGAATCGTGGTATGACCACAAGGGCTTCTTCGAAAACAAGCTTCGAAGCCCGGACATCTACGACCGAGGCAAGACGAAAGCGCCCGACGAGCGCTTGCGGATGCCGAATATCTACCTGCCCGACAGCGACGTCACCGCGCTCGCGACTTTCCTGCTCGGCAGCGTTGAAACGAATCTCCCGGAATCTATGCGATACAACCCGGCCGGCGGGAAGAAAGCCGTCCAGGACGGCTGGTGGATCGTTCAGAAGTACAACTGTATGGGTTGTCACAACGTGTTGGTGGGCCAGGACTCGATCTTGATGGGACTGCCGATGTATCAGAGCGCTGACGGGAAGGAACAGTTACCCCCCAGGCTCACAAGCGAAGGCGCGCGGGTCAATCCGGACTGGCTGCTGCGCTTCTTGAAGGACCCCTCGCAAGTTGCGCCCTCCGAGCGAGCGTCGCTGGCGCAAGCCATTGCCGGTCACTCGCAAAGCGGAGGCGACGATTGGAGCGAGAGCCTCGCGCTGCGCGCCCAACCTGGTTTGAATCGCAACGGCGTGAGGCGATATCTGATGGCGCGCATGCCGACGTTCAACTTCTCGCCCAACGAGCTGCAAGCGCTGGTGAACTTCTTCATGGGCGCCTCGTCTCAAGCTCAACCGTACATACCCGAGCGGCTCGATCCACTGGCGACCGAAGAGCAGGGCATGGCTCGCGCGCTGTTCAGCTCGAATGCCGCGCCTTGCTTGAAGTGCCACATGACCGGCGATCCCGCGCACGACGCGCGAGCGACTGCGCCAAACTTCCTGGTCGCACCCGAACGATTGAAGCCAGCCTGGACTCGACGGTGGCTGCTTGATCCGCAGTTGATCAGCCCGGGCACTTCGATGCCTTCGGAGCTGTTCAAACGCGACCAGTCTCACGATCGATGGGTGTTCAACGGTCCGACTCCGCCGTCATTCGAGACCTATGAGAAGGATCACGTCGATCTGCTTGTAAGATATATGTTCCAGATTTCACCCGAGGAACAGAAACGGCTTGGCACTGGTGGCGGTGCTCCGAGCACGGCTCCCGCTTCAGCCGCGGGAAAGACGGCGACGATGGATCGAAAGTCTCGCCGGACAGGTGGGCGGGGAACAATTGCGGCAATTCGAGCGCCGTAG
- a CDS encoding cytochrome C: MDWAQLWTIVSAPDNVPIVAMLFLVPFFMWMGLSQARANDRLAEQLEADPKLAKTHHRKTWPWKPHWSRELHVWPYLLRIEFLAVLIVTVVLFVWSITLNAPLEEPANPNLTMNPSKAPWYFLGLQEMLVYFDPWIAGVVMPSLMIVGLMAFPYLDSNPLGVGYYTWRQRKVAIGAFLWGFIMWIMLIFIGTFIRGPGWVWFWPGQTWDHNVQLYEINRDLPDIFGVTSQPWKGIFGLLVIGAFYLIAGLLIHIIITWSKFEKKIFERTTLLQYSIFQFFAITVLVSMPVKLLIRQVFRIKYVMVTPWFNI; this comes from the coding sequence ATGGATTGGGCACAACTCTGGACTATCGTGTCGGCGCCTGACAACGTGCCAATTGTGGCAATGTTGTTCCTGGTTCCATTCTTCATGTGGATGGGCCTTAGCCAGGCGCGGGCGAATGACCGGCTTGCGGAGCAACTAGAAGCCGATCCCAAGCTTGCCAAAACGCATCATCGCAAGACGTGGCCGTGGAAGCCGCACTGGTCACGTGAGTTGCACGTATGGCCTTACCTGCTGAGGATCGAGTTCCTGGCCGTCCTCATTGTCACAGTTGTCCTCTTCGTCTGGTCGATTACTCTCAACGCGCCGCTCGAGGAACCAGCGAACCCCAACCTGACGATGAACCCGTCGAAGGCGCCCTGGTACTTTCTAGGGCTGCAGGAGATGCTGGTTTATTTCGATCCGTGGATCGCCGGTGTGGTGATGCCTAGCTTGATGATCGTCGGGTTGATGGCGTTCCCATACCTCGACTCGAATCCGCTGGGCGTCGGCTATTACACCTGGAGGCAGCGCAAGGTCGCCATCGGCGCGTTCTTGTGGGGCTTTATCATGTGGATCATGCTGATCTTCATCGGGACGTTCATTCGAGGTCCGGGTTGGGTATGGTTCTGGCCGGGTCAAACGTGGGACCACAACGTTCAGCTCTATGAGATCAACCGCGACCTTCCTGACATTTTCGGGGTTACGTCGCAACCCTGGAAGGGGATTTTCGGCTTGCTCGTGATAGGAGCTTTTTACTTGATCGCCGGGCTGCTGATTCACATCATCATCACGTGGAGTAAGTTCGAAAAGAAAATCTTCGAGCGAACGACGTTATTGCAGTACTCGATCTTTCAATTCTTCGCAATAACAGTGCTGGTGAGCATGCCGGTGAAGCTTTTGATAAGGCAAGTATTCCGGATCAAGTACGTGATGGTTACGCCGTGGTTCAATATATAG